A window of Drosophila santomea strain STO CAGO 1482 chromosome X, Prin_Dsan_1.1, whole genome shotgun sequence genomic DNA:
TACACCATTATGTCGTCCTAATAAATGAGACAACATTTACCCAACAATTCCCGAAGATGTTATTCATCAACCTCTGAAAGGTTGCGGGAGCATTGTTTAAACCGAACGGCATTCGGACGTACTCGAAATGGCCTCCTTCTGCGGAGAAGGCCGTTTTCGGAATGTCTGTTTCCTGTACCTCAATCTGATGATAACCACTTGCTAAGTCCAACGTCGAGAAGTACTTAGCTCTGCCCAGGTTATCTAACACGTCATTTATTATGGGCAATGGGTATCTATCCTTTACCACCTTCTCATTCAATTTCCTATAATCCACCACCATTCGCCATTTCCTTTCCCCAGAGGCGTCCTTCTTTTTAGGTACTAACCAGACTGGAGCACTCCATGGTGAATGGCTATGCCTGATTATCTTCTGGTCTAATAGCTTTTCCAACTGCCTTCTCACCTCTTGCCTTTCCTTAAAAGCATATCTATAAGGTCTGGCATAAATGGGCATATCATCCCTTGTTCTTATTTGATGTTTGACCGCATTTGTGAACGACAAGATGACTCCTTCCTTGTGGAATATACCCGGATACTTTTTGCAAATTCTGGAAAGTTCTCCAAGTTCCTCCTTGTTCAAATGGTCTGTTCTGATTTTATCAAATGGGATGCTGTTACTACATTTCCTCTCCCCTTCTATAGTGTTTAGTTCGAAATGTTGTGTGGACTTAAATTCTACAACATTTATTGGTTCTTCCAGAAATAATTCCTGGTCCGACTCCGCATAATTCGTCACCTCCATCCAGCACTGAAATTTCCAGGTCTTCCTTTAATATTGTTCTGTTTATTATGAAATCCCCATCGTTCAGTCGTACCGGAACAGATATAACCATTTTCGATTCGGCTTCTATCGTATACAATTCTGACGGTCTGTAGGCCTCAATCTGAATCTTCTGTTTCAAATTTGCTACCTCAAATCACCCGTTCTGCATATCGATAACCGCCTTCAACTGCTGTATCATATCTATCCCGATCAACCCCTCAAAGAATTGATGAAATTTAAAAAGGAACATTCTTTTTTTACCAACTCCGCCTAACTCCGCGAACATTGGTAAAAATGCCTCCCTTTCAACCTCATGCGACTGCGTGATGGTTTTAATGGCTATTGGGTCTTTTAGTTTCCTCACGTACTGTGGGTGCACTAATTCTGGTCGAATAAAAGAAAAGGTAGATCCTGTATCgattaacaattttattgatGTTTCTGGAGTAATCTTTACTACCAAATAGGGCAACGTTGAATGCCTTTTCCTAGGTCCTAAATATCCTGTGGATTGTTCGAGGCTGACTGTGGAAAATTTCCGTCATCCTCCTGAATGTTATGTAACTGGGCACTGACCGAGGCAGTGCCAGTTGAATTAAATGACCTCTTAGAATTGTTTGAGTTATACGACTGCCTGGACTGTCCCGAATTGTTGGAATTCCTGGACATCCTGGACTGGCCGCTGCCTTCCGTGTTTGATTGTGGTTCGATCGCTAACTGTCCCCTGCCATCGTTATTTCCATAACCAGTGCTGTTATACCCATTGTTGGAGTTGTTATAATTGTTACTATTATAAccgttgttgttatttctATTATTATAATTGTTATTGTACTTGTTACTGTTGTAACCGTTCCACTGTCTATCTCGGTTTGCTTGGTTCTGATTCCATCTGGAGTTCCTGTTCTGATAACTGCGATAAGGACCTTGATAGTTTGAAGTATCACCCTGGTTAAAATTCTCTGACCTGAATGGATTACCCATCATCGGATAAGGGATTCCGAAACCTGTCCATCCATTCATACTGGGCATGGCAAATGGCATTGGAAATGGAGGAGGGTTGTTTCCCCCCCACTGGTACTGAGACCAAATGCCTGTCTCCCTGTGGGCCTCCAACACCTGGGGttcctccttctcctgctcctgtttctGAGTTTCTTTCTTGACCTTGTCTCCCGACTCTGGGCTCCGGACCATTAACTTCTAAGGAAGCTAACTTTTCCTCCCTACAAGCTATCTCATAAGCTTTGGCTATATTCGGGACTCCCATGTTCCTTATGGTTACTCCTATCGGTCCCTTTAAGGCCGAAATAAAAGCGTTGAGCACCATTTCCTCATACCATTTAATTTTCTCGCTCCTCAGCATTATGCTGTTCTCGCCTGTTTTGGTTAAACTCACTAAGGCTTTCTTTAGAGTCATAACCCTAGTGTAAAGGGCTTCTACGTCCAGTTTCATTTCCTTGATATGGGTCAGCTCCATTATCAAATCTTGCTCCGATCTCTTGTCTTTAAAATGGGAGACTAATATTCTCTTGATCTGATCCCAATTCAACTCTGACTCGTCCAAATCTAGGACCTTGTCCGCCGCTCCTACTATCTTGCTTCGGACAGCTCGAAGTGCTATCACTCCTTGTTTGGGAACGAGACACCCTGTATGCGCGAACAAGTCACCCTTTATCTTTGCTTACATTATCATTTGTCTGCAGCTTCAGCGGAGCTTATCAGCGGAATCAATGTAAGCATCGCACCGCTGTAATTGTCCGCGAGCTTGCCCAGTACTTTTCCAAACTTCTAACTCCCTTCTAACTGTAACTTGTTTACGTCTTATGCTAGTTTAATCGTATGGCGTGAGTACAGCCAAAGCTTAAGTTAGTCACATTTTTGATCTGCAAGAAAACGTACGCATCGGTGTCgaactaattaatattaagtgtctgaaattaaccaataaatcaaactaaacAGTAACACTGGCGGGTTTATTTATGAACACTCCTATATTCGATCTTTCTTCCCCCTTGATCAGGCTCAATACCTGTTCCACTGCTGCTATAAAACCATCTAACTTTCCCCCTTCGCCATCATATTTCGGAATAATTTCCACAAGGTCTATTACCTTGATGGCCTCTAGTACGCTCCCTGGCTTCCTAACGTCCTGTCCTTCTGTTGGATTCGACATAGTTATCTCACGTATATGTATTGTTTTGGTTAGTGCTACTGTCTTGTGTACCTTATCTCAATATTCTGACTTATTAATTAATAGAAGTGTGTTGTTTGTGTAAAGCGGTGAATCGCTGTGTGCTTAGTATAGCTGTGTAGTTTACTTAAAGATACGTGTTGAATTCCGAATTGCTTGTATATAGTGTGTGTAGTGGATCCTCGAGAGTCCGTGTGTGAAATGGAGTtctgtaattaattattatgaGTAATTATCTCCTTCTAAGgttcaaaattaatttagcAAAATGGGGTTTAATAATACTTGTCGCTTTTcctttctttatttatttgcttatttattttatttattttatttattttatttattttatttatttatttattttatttatttttatttattttatttattttatttatttta
This region includes:
- the LOC122756539 gene encoding ABC transporter H family member 2-like, yielding MVRSPESGDKVKKETQKQEQEKEEPQVLEAHRETGIWSQYQWGGNNPPPFPMPFAMPSMNGWTGFGIPYPMMGNPFRSENFNQGDTSNYQGPYRSYQNRNSRWNQNQANRDRQWNGYNSNKYNNNYNNRNNNNGYNSNNYNNSNNGYNSTGYGNNDGRGQLAIEPQSNTEGSGQSRMSRNSNNSGQSRQSYNSNNSKRSFNSTGTASVSAQLHNIQEDDGNFPQSASNNPQDI